A single window of Synechococcus sp. CBW1004 DNA harbors:
- a CDS encoding TolC family protein has product MALRTRALTLALAGLLPVHGALAAPLPSASPGRLSTTTTESLERSWQRLDAELRALDQLLPSEPEPVVRDVLSVPELPPNLIRANQPAAGPIQPAQTDPAPPLALPGAQQLQAGGIAGVSLEQALAIAFSNSAGLQAQREQVAASLATLQAAMGSYWPRITAFAGGGYERSRSITTSLAGNNTLGFGPNFDPPNGAFYVPEGGYATLTEGSATFEGGVQLDYALLDFARTPKVRAARATLAQQRNLYANQLRSLQLQVSEAYYQLQQSEQLVRVYDANLRNDLVILRDSLDLKQAGLVPRLDVLRRRAIQAADEESLIQAMADRAVARRQLAQLLNLPPEVTPSASDPIVVQPRWPLDLEASLLAAYRGNPELEAILATRSALAEQKQATAAALLPKLSLFANAGGNSNQTSLGNFEIGGGGCCGATALPLSSGNGWDWSVGLTFTWLLFDAGTTAAEARALSRREAAVAQQYAASRNDIRLRLERAFFNHEASLAKLSSARRGVAASLEAFRDVRLRYQSGLSSEVDLSITQDRLISSLVQRLNATVNVNVTYARLLRELLPMPRDPSQPLVPQLQLSGTAP; this is encoded by the coding sequence CGTGCACGGTGCGCTGGCCGCACCGCTCCCATCAGCGTCTCCCGGCAGGCTGAGCACCACGACCACGGAATCGCTGGAACGCAGCTGGCAGCGCCTCGATGCGGAGCTGCGTGCCCTCGATCAGCTGTTACCCAGCGAACCGGAGCCGGTGGTGCGCGACGTGCTCAGTGTTCCGGAGCTGCCGCCCAACCTGATCCGGGCCAATCAACCTGCGGCGGGTCCGATCCAACCGGCGCAGACCGATCCCGCCCCCCCGCTGGCTCTGCCTGGTGCGCAGCAGCTCCAGGCGGGCGGCATCGCCGGTGTGAGCCTGGAGCAGGCGCTCGCCATCGCCTTCTCCAACAGCGCCGGCCTGCAGGCCCAGCGTGAGCAGGTGGCGGCGTCCCTGGCGACGCTGCAGGCCGCCATGGGCTCCTACTGGCCCCGGATCACCGCCTTCGCCGGCGGCGGCTACGAGCGCAGCCGCAGCATCACCACCTCCCTGGCCGGCAACAACACCCTCGGCTTCGGCCCCAATTTCGATCCACCCAACGGCGCCTTCTATGTGCCGGAGGGGGGCTACGCGACGCTCACCGAAGGCAGTGCCACTTTCGAGGGCGGGGTCCAGCTGGATTACGCCCTGCTCGACTTCGCCCGCACCCCGAAGGTGCGCGCCGCCCGGGCAACGCTCGCGCAGCAGCGCAACCTCTACGCCAATCAGTTGCGCAGCCTGCAGCTGCAGGTGAGCGAGGCCTACTACCAGCTGCAGCAGAGCGAGCAGCTGGTGCGCGTCTACGACGCCAACCTGCGCAACGATCTGGTGATCCTGCGCGACAGCCTTGACCTCAAGCAGGCCGGCCTGGTGCCGCGGCTGGATGTGCTGCGGCGCCGGGCCATCCAGGCTGCCGACGAGGAGAGCCTGATTCAGGCGATGGCCGACCGGGCCGTCGCCCGGCGCCAGCTGGCCCAGCTGCTCAACCTGCCGCCTGAGGTCACCCCCAGCGCCAGCGATCCGATCGTGGTGCAGCCCCGCTGGCCCCTCGATCTGGAGGCCAGCCTGCTGGCCGCCTACCGCGGCAACCCGGAACTGGAGGCGATCCTGGCCACCCGTTCGGCTCTGGCGGAGCAGAAGCAGGCCACCGCGGCCGCGCTCCTGCCGAAGTTGTCCCTCTTCGCCAATGCCGGAGGCAACAGCAACCAGACGAGCCTGGGCAACTTCGAGATCGGTGGCGGAGGCTGCTGCGGCGCCACGGCCCTCCCCCTGAGCAGTGGCAACGGCTGGGACTGGTCGGTGGGCCTGACCTTCACCTGGCTGCTCTTCGATGCCGGCACCACCGCCGCCGAGGCCAGGGCGCTTTCCAGGCGGGAGGCGGCCGTGGCCCAGCAGTACGCCGCCAGCCGCAACGACATCCGCCTGCGCCTCGAGCGGGCCTTCTTCAATCACGAGGCCAGCCTCGCGAAGCTCAGTTCCGCCCGCCGCGGCGTGGCGGCCTCCCTGGAGGCCTTCCGCGATGTGCGCCTGCGCTATCAGAGCGGGCTCTCAAGCGAGGTGGATCTCTCGATCACCCAGGATCGCCTGATCAGCAGCCTGGTGCAGCGTCTCAACGCCACGGTGAACGTCAATGTGACGTATGCGCGCTTGTTGCGTGAGCTCCTGCCGATGCCCAGGGATCCCAGCCAGCCGCTGGTGCCCCAGCTGCAGCTCAGCGGCACCGCCCCTTGA